The Caballeronia sp. TF1N1 DNA window AGCGTGCCGTACAAGGTGACGCTGCTTTGCGCCTGAGCCGTGGCGGCGAATGTGCCAAGAACGCCTGCGATGAGAAGAGTTTTTTTCATGGTTCTCTAAGTGCCCTGCTAAGTGTTCATGTTCAAGACCAGGCTTCTTCAAGATCAGGCTACCGCGCAAGCAGAAGCTCGCTCCTCAAGAAACTTGAGGGACACTATATGTGAGCACTTCGCTTATTCCGCTGCGGTCGCCAGGAAACAATATTTTGCTAAAACCGCACTAAGCTAAGTGGACGCTTCATATCCCTTTAAGCTCAGACGCTTAGGTCTCTTGGCGAGTAATACAGACGAGGTTTCGTGTTGTGCATGAACGACGGCATTCCGCCGATCCACGCAAGAGCCATTTGCGAGACATGCGGTTTGTTGTTGGCGATCGGGTTGTTACGCTTCGTCATGTCCTAAAGAACTCCGAATTGCAGTCCAGGGACAGGGGCGACTTCGCGAGAGGAAGCCGCCCTTTTACGCTTTGATTGCGCTTGATTGTCAAGCGTCGCTTAACGCGCTTTCATGACTTAAGGCCCTTAAGCCGCGCGCTTGGGAAATGCTAAGAAAACGCTAAAGAAAACTTAAGAAGCGCGCTTGACGAATTGCGCGACGAACGTGCGCGTCGAGTCATCGGCGAAGCGGACGGCAACGCTTTCACCGCTCATCATTTCCACGGTGCCCACGCCATAGCGACGCACGCGAACACGATCGCCCGCTTCGAAAGTCTTTAGTTTGCCCAGCGGCTTCGACGCTTCATCGACGCGTGCGTGCTCACGTTCTTCACGCGCGCTTATGCTGATCTCCGGCGGATGCAGGCAATTATCGCAAGCGCCGCATGTCTTGCCGCCAAGCTCGTCCTCCGGCGATCGATAATTCATCTCCGCCTGACGCAGAAGCTCATGCGACTTTGCATCGTCGATATCGGCAGCGAAATAGTCGAGCACGATGCGCCAGCGGCATTGCGCGCTCTGCACGTACGTGATCATTCGTTCAAGCACCGCGCGGTCACGCTCCGCTCTCGCGGTGTACGCGCCCGCTGCTTGATCGAGATGCGCGAAGGCCGCGCCATCGTCGATGAGTTTCATGCCGCCGCGCTGCGTGCGCCGCGTCATGCCGAGTTCGTTCAACAATGTTGCCGCCACGCGCAATTTGTTCGCACCGATATTCGGCATCGCTTCCTGCAAGCGTTCAAGCGGCTTCTGCAGCGTGTGACCAGCGTCTTCCTTGGCGAGCTTGCATACGGTTTCGGCCACGAGTCGAATAGTCTCCGCACTCGGATAGCGGCCACCGAGAAAGAACTGCTGAACCTGCTTGTCCTTCATCTCGAAGAGCAGAATGCAATCCGCAGGTTCGCCATCACGGCCCGCGCGGCCTGCTTCCTGATAGTACGCATCGAGGCTGCCGGGCATCTGCGCATGCAGCACGAAGCGAATGTCCGGCTTGTCGATCCCCATGCCGAATGCATTGGTCGCCACCATCACGCGCACGCGATCTTCCATGAAAGCGTCCTGCGCTTCCGAACGTACACTCGCCGCGAGCTTGCCGTGATAACGCTCGGCCTCCACGCCGGCATCGACGAGCGCGGCATGCAGCGCCTCGCACTCGGCCACCGTCGAGCAATACACAATGCCGCTGCCTTGCATTGCGCTCACGCGTTCGATTGCACGCGCGCGTTTTTCCTCGGGATTCGTCAACTGCTCGACGGAGAAATGCAGGTTCTCGCGATACACGCCCGTATGAATCACGTTTGCATGGCGCATTTGCAATTCGCGCACGATGTCCGTGACGACCGCGGGCGTCGCGGTTGCCGTCAGCGCGAGCACGGGCGGTCGGCCCAGCGTCTTGACCGCATGAATGAGTTCGACGTACGCGGGACGGAAGTCGTGTCCCCACTGCGAGATGCAATGCGCTTCGTCGATCACC harbors:
- a CDS encoding ATP-dependent DNA helicase RecQ encodes the protein MNDSRTRKSRSSRPLDAELEKALLKVFGFPHLRPGQEEVIRSVLDGADTLAVMPTGAGKSLCYQLPALQFEGMTIVVSPLISLMRDQAAKLAEAGVATRVLNSTLKASEAREAMQAIADHAVRILFVTPERLVDAEFNATLLADGMPEVPLVVIDEAHCISQWGHDFRPAYVELIHAVKTLGRPPVLALTATATPAVVTDIVRELQMRHANVIHTGVYRENLHFSVEQLTNPEEKRARAIERVSAMQGSGIVYCSTVAECEALHAALVDAGVEAERYHGKLAASVRSEAQDAFMEDRVRVMVATNAFGMGIDKPDIRFVLHAQMPGSLDAYYQEAGRAGRDGEPADCILLFEMKDKQVQQFFLGGRYPSAETIRLVAETVCKLAKEDAGHTLQKPLERLQEAMPNIGANKLRVAATLLNELGMTRRTQRGGMKLIDDGAAFAHLDQAAGAYTARAERDRAVLERMITYVQSAQCRWRIVLDYFAADIDDAKSHELLRQAEMNYRSPEDELGGKTCGACDNCLHPPEISISAREEREHARVDEASKPLGKLKTFEAGDRVRVRRYGVGTVEMMSGESVAVRFADDSTRTFVAQFVKRAS